The following nucleotide sequence is from Sander vitreus isolate 19-12246 chromosome 3, sanVit1, whole genome shotgun sequence.
tcattcatttgctaacgttaccctgtgtctttagctgcatgctaccagcaaGTAAACtaatgttaccctgtgtctttagcggTCCGCTACCtgccggtaagctaacgttaccctgtgtctttagctgcccGCTACCtgccggtaagctaacgttaccctgtgtctttagctgcccGCTACCtgccggtaagctaacgttaccctgtgtctttagctgcccGCTACCtgccggtaagctaacgttaccctgtgtctttagctgcccgctaccagccggtaagctaacgttatgctgtgtttttttttcctattattCCCGTTATCTTTCTTCAGGACGTGTGCAAGTAGGcaggggtggagagagaaaaaaatactgggggAATCGCCAATCCTGCTCTTGACTTTAATAGTCAAAATCAAAAGCTCATTTTGATTGATTTTCGATTTAAAAAAACGAAAGTGTGACACCCCTACTATGCATGCTTCAAggctttaatgtaaaatatgatTGTTATTCATAATCAGGTCTAAAAAAGAAGACGAAGAGATCAAAATATTCATTGAAAGAAGGAGTTCAGACTGCTTCCTGGACTTCAAACTAACACATAAGTATAAGCATGAAAGGACAGTATCTTTAATCAAAGAGCTATCTATTTAGATGGCCTCAAAGTGTTCTTACATTACTGCGTAATGTTTATTGTAAGGTTTCAGTGTCTTTGAGGAGCCACAGACAACTTTAGCAATATTTACTAACTGctcatgttaaataaaagagGCAATAAACCTGacttaaatataatttaaaggGGCATTAAGTCATCTGAGAGTTTCATCCACAGCTATGGGTAGATTGAAGCAACAGTTCCCTTAGGGTGGCCTTTAATCAACATGAATAATAGAATCACATTTTCACTACGGCGATAAGTAAGCTAGCTAATTAGAGTGGAGTTTGAGGTAATCACACTGCAAAATGCGGTGATAACAATAATACTGCTTTCTTATTTCTAGAATCCCATATCTTTGATTGACTGTCAATGCATCGTGGAGGGAGAGGATGTGTGTGCTGGAATATTGCTTTTCAGGGAAAGCAAAAGAATATTAAATCTGAAACAACAGCACATAAGTAATTGAGGTACAGTATTTGTGATCATTAACAATTCTTTCGCCCTCCCTTCCCCCACTTAGTTTTCTTGTGCCCACTAAAAACATACTCAACAAATGTGTAAGGCGAGTGAAGAATGCCCTAcaagcaaacatttaaaaagcaaacaaagttCAAACAGGGAGTCCTTTCTTTAGTCGAGTCTGCTATTTCAGTGCAGCTCCCCATTAACCCATTTAGAGAAATAGCTCTGGCATTGTGCtcttagaaaaaaaaaggactgtGCTTATGCCGAGGCGTCTGCACACTCCACACAATGCAGGGGAACAGAGAAAACGTGAGAAAAATGAATGCAGATAGTAGGAAAGTGAAGATTATTTCAATTATAGCTTCTAGAGTGAGCCAAATAaattagaaaacaaacaaaacaatacaatccTATGATCTCATGGGATTAGATAAATACTAGATACAATAGATTGTCTATGTAATTAATATGGATCTGTGTCAGAGACATTACTATTTATTGGATTTGGCTACacctctcgtgtgtgtgtgtgtgtgtgtgtgtgtgtgtgtgtgtgtgtgtgtgtgtgtgtgtgtgtggtttaagaagtgtgtgtgtgggggcggggggggtctgggggtcctccgcCAGAAAAATCTTTTTGATTTAaatcccatttcctgcatttctaaatacatatttatagGGTCGAAGGTGATACAAAATTCAGGAAATAATTAAGTTGATCATAAGGATAAATTATACCAGAAAGAATAGTACTAAACTATGTATAAGAAAACAttgtcttactttctttattgcTTAAAGTAGGAGCGATCGCCAAgacttataaataaaatactatcaatgtgtgtgtgtgtgtgtgtgtgtgtttgtggtgacAAGTGTGACGCAATCCTGCCGGCCTGTTCTGGATCCTTCCGTCACAGCCTTGTGCCGACCTCCACACAAGAGCCCAGGGGAACCTTCACAACACATTTGGCATCTCATTTTCAGTGCAGCAATGGCCGTCCCCTCCTATCTGTCAGCCCAGTGCCCTCGTCTTTCTAGATCACATCTcttcaccctcctcctccttctccctaTCTCCCTAAATCTCCCGTTGCctttgatgaaaaaaacaaactaaaaaaaaaaaacaagcaggtcAAATCTTCTCTATCTTGTCGTCTTCGttggctgctgctgtgtgtataTCAGCGTCTCTGCCCTGAGAGCTAAATCTATGCATAAGAAAAAAGGGTAAAAAACTCCCCATGCCTCATTAAAATCCAACAGTGGTCCATAGAGTAGATACAATGAGGGCACAATGGTCTATTAATCCACATCCACTCGTGTCAAGTGACATATTTCTGTGCCCAGTCTCTGCCGAGCAATTACACGACAAATTGCTACATTTATCTCTCAATTTGACCATATAACGCTGTCATTTCAAACTGCGATACGCTCACAAACATTGCTTTATATTCAAAGAGTGGCACCgcctttcctgtgtttttttattgttattttgaaTCTGACATCAGAACCCAGTAAAGAGTTGATCAGTGCAAATTACAGCAAATAAGTATGCATTCGAGTTGCACTCCGTCCATGTCTCTGTGTACATTTGACCTACATCATTTCCGCACGACCGACTTTCATGCAATTACTCAAAGCAGATCAAACCCGGGGGTTATTTGGCGAGCCCCAGAGGccatgaaaacatgtttgtaTCTCTTTCTTGCTCATGTATTAGCAGTGATAGTCTCAGAGGCAAAAACACTGATGTCAGCCCTGCGGTATGCTGGCCTAATCCATGGCTTCCAAACTGCAGCCCTCTCCTCCGTGTGTGTCAGAGACAAACCGCTGCCTTCTGTGCCCTCCAGAGAACACAACAGCACCAACAGTGACGCTGTCTTACCCCTCTATCTGCATGCTGGCCTTCCCGACTTCAAagcaaaagccaaaaagcaagGCAATGCTGTTTGCATTTATCTCCCAGTATCTGAGACCATCAGGCAGATAGGGGAGTGTGTGTTGCAACCATAATGGGACCATTGTGCTCTGCCTCGGGCCCAAGTCTTATCTTCATTACACgttatataaacaaacaaatacacacagacacatttctggACAGGATGAAGGTAGCtggtgtgtttttaattttgaagAAGATTACTTTcttgtacatatatatgtacatcttgaaacaaatgttggaaaagagCAGGCTATTTGACTGGGCCATTCCATGAAATTGCCTGCCTGTGCTTGAGTAAGCCCTGCACAAAAATACTTGTTTTCACTCAGAAACCCAAGGTGAGAGAAACAACACGTAGCAATGCGGCCTTAAAGGGTTTTGTTTAGTCAAACTCACAGTTTCCACTGGTAGATGGTGACAGGGGGGTTAGCGTCAGCCCTGCAGGTCAGCTGAACATTCTGACGGTTCAGGAACCAGTTTCCATCAAAGTCCTCAATCTTCACCTCGGGTTCGTCTGCAAGGAAGGCACACTGGAGTCAGTTTGTTGCCCAAAAACACTGGTGTATTCCTGAATAAATTTAACTATTGCAAAAAAATTATGAACAATTTCTCcagatttttaacatttttagctTTACCAATTGTTACATTGCTGTAgttatatatatgatatgatatatattatataatgatCCAACAGTGCAAGACTCATTCCACCAAGATGCACCACAGAGCGCCACTGGAAGTCATTCCTGCCTGTGGCCAATCAAACTCTTTAACTCCTCCCTCCAGAGTGTCAGTGACTGGGAGGCCCTGGGATagtttatcattattttttcattattcataTCTTCAACTGTGCGATATTGTGAGCAATACTTTGTTAATACTGCAAGAAAAATTCAACTGTGCAATACTCCGGTTTATTTACATTAATGCATTTACTTATACCGCAAACCGATCCAATTTCTCTGCACTATTATTATGTAGATTATTGTTTACACCGttgtatatattacagtatttgacagattttatatctttatttttacataTATATTGATGCTATGCATTTTAGTATAatgtctattttatttcttatttctaaTTGTTCTTATAATGTCTCCATATATTTCTACTCAAGAATGGAGTACATGTAACAAACCAAATTTCCCCTCTAGGATCAATTAAGtattttgattgattgactgactgattgattgattgattgattgattgattgattgataataCACATACCTGTAAAATAGGTGCGTAGGAGAATTAAATCAAAAAGCAGTGAACTCTAACTCTAACATACTTTCAGCGCAAGATTGATTAAAGAGGCTATGTTGCAGtattggttttttttaaagataatttagtCAATTATTATTAAACCAAAAGTGAAAATTGAGAATTCTTTCGTAAATTGTAAAAATGTTCTTGGTGGGAGTCTGGTGCATACTCAGCAGctattttgctttctttctcttgACTTTGTACAGCTGGAAAGGTTTCTGAGCTGTTTGCAAGAAGACCTTGTTTACTGTAAACTATGGTGATCGGTTCATGCTGGCGGCAGGAAACGAAAACATGATGCATGAGATCAGGAAATCCAGGTGAGAATACGTTCCaaccaaaaagaaaagacaagtgATTTTTTAGTTCAAATCTATATAAAAAGCAGATTCTTACACTGCACGTTGAGCACCACGCTGTCTGAGATCCTTTCGCCTCGGTACATTACGATACACGTCAGCTTCTGTTTGTGGGTCTCACGGCTCGGCACCACCACGTAATTGCTCCGTACCGTCACCGTCCCGTTTTGGTTGCGAGTCTCCTGGAACGTGGCTTCGCCCTTCAACCTGGTGTCCCATTTGATCACACTCGGCGGCTTCCCGTTGGCTGACACACAAGTGGCGACAGTCATCTTGCGTTTGCTGGCCCTGGCCACAATTGTGGGCGTTGTCAGAGTCATGCGTGTCATAGGCCGAGCTGTGCAGAAGACAGGATAAAGCAAACAAATGACATACAATGTAATTAAAGCACGTTAAACAAAGaccttgtgttttgtgtctaaTTGTGTCTTCTTCACCTACAATCAGCTTTTCAAAGTAAATTAAACTAAGGGGATGAGAGACGAAAACATTGTTTTGGAACTCAAATCACGCAAAGTTTTCCTTTCCTTGCTGAAAGCCAAAGCAGTTGTCAAGGCTCATGCAGACGTAGAACCCAATCATCCAATTTCAATCCTTTGCGAGTTGCCAATTAGCAATCTACTTTAAGAACATCTAAAGGCAGGCTCGAGCCTGAGCACTACTGAAAGAGATGAAGAGGCCTCTTTGAATGCTGCCACTTGGTTATCTGCACACAGGTTCCTAACGTTCACTGAGCTGCAGAAAGCCCAAAAAGACCTGGGAGGCTCTGTGACACAAAACGGGGACTAGGGGCTGAGAAGATGCTCTGGCAACAGGGACTACTTAAGCCAagtgcttttttcttttactgggacttaatggaaaaacacaccaacactTAATTTCTAATTAGATCTCTAATCAGAGTCAGCGCACAACCTTTTGAAACGCTGCCTCTTGCCAAGATAAACTACTTCTTAGGCGCTCATTATTTCATCCCGCACAAAATGAGATTATTCAAGCCAAATTACACACTCTGAAGTGGCCTTATTGATTCCTGTCCCACCTGCCATTTTTATTGACTGCTTTCTGCAACGGCTTCCTATTTTCTAAAAACCACATCTGGGACTGGTGTTAAACGACACGTCACCCTAATCATCGCATcgtgaaaatgtcaaaaatgattTTCATTTCAACTTTGAACGTGTACACATAACAAGGTCCTAAATGGAATGAGGGAGACTCAACAATGATGCAATGGTTGGCGGTGCTGTTCACCAATCACagacgggtttttttttttttactgtaaacagcGTGATTTTGTAGCAGCTTTAGGAAACAGAGAAACAGCATCTGCTTTTTAAACATTCCTACTTcctccactactactactacaacaaaGCCTGTGGCAATGTAACCTTGAAGAGCTTGAAGTGTGTTCTCTTAGCCTGTAactaaaaaaggaagatgtcgGTTTGACCCAGTGTTCTCTGATTCAAAACAATTGTCTTTTGCCCACCTAAAGTCGAAGAGAAACAAAATCGGGGTGAAAGATTTACAACCTTCTGACTTCTCTTCAGGCCAACAATAACATGTTAAAGGAAAGAACTccttgggccctattttaacgatctaagtgcaTGTCGCAAAGCGCCTGGCgtaggtgcgtttagggcgcgtacgaatccacttttgctagtttaatggCAGAAAATCGggtcaaaagggttgtacttagtgtcttaattaattcataggtgtgttttgggcgtaacatgcaataaaccaaaccaatcagagtgtcatctcccattccctttaaaagccaggtgcgtttgtaccttggtgtaaagctattatgatggcggatttgcatcgtaataattttatttctaatcttttgcatgtttgtgtgctgctgcgcttccctgtgtgtgtaaaaagcatagtgtgcgcgcgctgtgcacgagcctaggagcattttactaatttgctgttaaaataatgaaatgctgcgttattgtttagaccaggtttttgttggtcaatggcgcgatcactttccacttcctcaagatagcaatacaccaagaatgcacctgaacacaccgccctgtaagaccagcacgcccatgggcgcacatatgggtgcaggtgcattagCTATTTAAATGACACGGGCGCTGgccgggaaattgacaactgcgtcggtcttaaactagcaaagacacttgcgctGTGCTGCGACGGGTGCAAGACAGGGCCCCTTAACTGATGCTAAGATGtaaaacctgtttttttttgttgttgtctcacAACACATTGATATATACACCGCGACCATTACACAATCTGTTCTGTACGATCCATGCCTGTTCTACAACATGTGGAAGCTTGAAAAGGAACAATATTGGCTGACCAAGGCACATGCAAACCTGGGTATTAAAGTAATTGGGTTGTGCCATTGAATGTGGATGAATTTTCAGATTTTACTGTGACTGTGCAGTCAAAACCCTGCATCTCCAAATCTGGTGATTTTGAATTTTTCAAACATAGGGAAGGATTAATTATTCACTTACAGATTGAGCAGCTAAACTGAACTCAGATTAGATTTCTAAGATTTATATCCGTACAGGGAGCCTTTGCTTTCGcttaaatacaatatttttgcCAGTTTTACCTTTCAAAATATAGCTGTTGTGGATTTAAACAGAATAAAACCTGACTGACAATCTCCAAAAGTATAACATTTCAGTGTTTCTGTACAAGTTCGTACCAAATACAGTGAGGTTGACCGTGTTTTCCCGGTTTCCCGCAGGAAATGTGGTATACTCGCAGATGTAGGTCGCTTcgtcagacagctgcagctcgGAGAACATGATGGTGGTGTCCTCCAGCGAGGGCATGCGATGGCGGACCGCGGCCTGCTTGAAGGTGACTCGCTCCTTAAAGGGCGGCAGGACGGACACGCCCAGGGCCGGGTTGGCTATGGCCACGTTCTGTTTGCTACTGTTGAGGACCTTCTGCCAGGTGACTTGAGAGATCTTGACCGGCGGGTTACTGTTGACGAAAATGCAGCGCAGTTCCACTTGTGAGCCCACAAAGCCGGACTTATTGGAGTCCATCTGTACCATCTGCCCGCTGCCAGCTACaagtaacagagagagagagagagagagagagagagcgagagagaaaaaaacatttaattatgaTTAACAAGTGTCCAAGGTCAAGCAAAGCACTCGAGTCAATAGCACGTGCATGCACTGAAAGTCAAGGAGTCACTCAGCTTCCTAGCTAGTACATACAACACTCACAGTCAGAATCAAGGATTCAGCCATACATTCACCATACACTACAGATGCAACATCTGCTCCTCAcactggtggaatgtaactaagttaatttactccactactgtacttaagaacaaatgttgaggtacttgtactttacttgagtcttttcttttcatgctactttcttttcttctttagttactagttactttacacattgaGAGTTTTGTACACAAATTaagtatgttttattataaatgaaactagccaacaacaTAAGGGCCtgcaagtccagctgagatgattagaccattaaacacacaactgtttggatccttcactctttctaaaatgggaggatttttctacattgagtactttaactttaaaggtaagtacatttacctgatgatacttatatacttttacttaagtaacattttcaatgcaggtcttttacttgtaacagagtatttcaacagtgtggtattagca
It contains:
- the LOC144515243 gene encoding nectin 1b-like isoform X1; its protein translation is MAMCVGIWILLLALHVQGKPQTSAGNHPTHAGSGQMVQMDSNKSGFVGSQVELRCIFVNSNPPVKISQVTWQKVLNSSKQNVAIANPALGVSVLPPFKERVTFKQAAVRHRMPSLEDTTIMFSELQLSDEATYICEYTTFPAGNRENTVNLTVFARPMTRMTLTTPTIVARASKRKMTVATCVSANGKPPSVIKWDTRLKGEATFQETRNQNGTVTVRSNYVVVPSRETHKQKLTCIVMYRGERISDSVVLNVQYEPEVKIEDFDGNWFLNRQNVQLTCRADANPPVTIYQWKLLNGSLPGNVEIKNNTLFFKGPVTYDLAGTYVCDATNSIGTRTGIVDVNITEFPNNMPRGGEITQEPHNAGAAIGGAVGGVALLGVAAILLFVFLRRRQRTFKGDYSTKKHVFGNGYSKAGGLPAHPPIPKNLQYPDDSDDEKKPAQIGGPGGFEASERDFDGEQEDLKRPYFTVDEGESRDYDERTLAFQYDPEPEIADDMVSQTDGSVISKKEWYV
- the LOC144515243 gene encoding nectin 1b-like isoform X2, with product MAMCVGIWILLLALHVQAGSGQMVQMDSNKSGFVGSQVELRCIFVNSNPPVKISQVTWQKVLNSSKQNVAIANPALGVSVLPPFKERVTFKQAAVRHRMPSLEDTTIMFSELQLSDEATYICEYTTFPAGNRENTVNLTVFARPMTRMTLTTPTIVARASKRKMTVATCVSANGKPPSVIKWDTRLKGEATFQETRNQNGTVTVRSNYVVVPSRETHKQKLTCIVMYRGERISDSVVLNVQYEPEVKIEDFDGNWFLNRQNVQLTCRADANPPVTIYQWKLLNGSLPGNVEIKNNTLFFKGPVTYDLAGTYVCDATNSIGTRTGIVDVNITEFPNNMPRGGEITQEPHNAGAAIGGAVGGVALLGVAAILLFVFLRRRQRTFKGDYSTKKHVFGNGYSKAGGLPAHPPIPKNLQYPDDSDDEKKPAQIGGPGGFEASERDFDGEQEDLKRPYFTVDEGESRDYDERTLAFQYDPEPEIADDMVSQTDGSVISKKEWYV